A stretch of DNA from Vibrio rhizosphaerae:
GAAACAATCCACAAGAGGTAAAAAAATAATTTATTTGTGTACAAACAAACCCACAAAAACATGAAAAATAACAAAAATATATATTCTTTAATAATCAATAAATTACAACAAATAAAAATACACAGATCACAGAAATGCTTGATTTATATCCAATAAATGTTTAGAGTACAAAACATAGAACAGTTAATTTTACAACAACGTAGGTCGTGATGAATGGAAGCTATATTAGAAGTAAAAGAGCTTTACAAAATATTCGGAGAGTCCGTTGACACAGCTTTTCCTTTAATGGAAAAGGGGCTGGATAAAGATCAAATTTTTGAAAAAACAGGCCTCACTGTCGGTGTCAAAAATGTTTCTCTCTCAATTCAAGAAGGTGAAATCTTCGTCATCATGGGGCTTTCCGGCTCTGGCAAATCAACACTGGTTCGGTTATTGAACCGGTTAATTGAACCCACCCAAGGCAGCGTCTTGCTCAAGGGCCGGGATATTGCTCGCATCTCCGCTAAGGATCTCTGTGAAGTCCGGCGTAAACAGATTTCAATGGTTTTCCAGAATTTTGCACTGATGCCACACATGACGGTGATCGACAATACTGCATTTGGCTTAGAGTTGGCGGGGATCGATAAACCAACCCGCTACCAACGTGCAAAAGAAGCTTTATCGCGTGTTGGACTGGAAGCATATGTAGACTCTTATCCGGATGAACTTTCAGGCGGGATGAAGCAACGGGTGGGGCTGGCCCGGGCACTCACCAATGATCCTGACATTCTCTTAATGGACGAAGCATTTTCAGCTCTTGACCCGCTGATTCGTACCGAGATGCAAGATGAACTGATCCGGCTACAAAACGACGATAAACGCACGATTGTCTTTATCTCTCATGATTTGGATGAAGCGATGCGTATCGGTGATCGGATTGCCATTATGCAAGATGGTGAAGTCGTTCAGGTCGGTACCCCGGATGACATTTTGCACAACCCGGCCAACGACTATGTCAGCTCTTTCTTCCGTGGGGTGAATGTTGCAAACATTCTCACTGCTAAAGATATTGCCCGCAGAAAAACGGCAACGGTTCTGAAAAAGCATGACAACGACGGACCGGCAGCGGCACTGCAACTGTTACTCGATAATGATAAAGAGTTCGGGATTGTGGTTGACCGCGGCAATACCTATGCAGGTGTCGTGTCTCTCGACTCGCTGAAAGAAGCTCAGAAACAGCGGAGTTCTCTCAACAGCGCTCTCTTACAAGACGCCATACATGTTCATGCCGATACGCCAATCAGTGAATTGATCGGTCAGGTTGCGACCATTCCTTACGCACTTCCCGTGATCGATGACAACAATTGCTATTTGGGCGTTATCAGTAAATCCCGATTACTTCAGACTTTAGACAGAGAATAATATTATGGCAATGGAATCCACACAAAGCGTTGACCCTTGGGCGACAAGCACCACAACGAATAGTGACTGGTTAAATGCCAGCACACCACCACCAGAAACCTTTCACTGGTTACATCCATTTAAAGATGCACTGATCCCGTTTGATCATTGGGTCGAAACCGCACTCAACTGGCTCGTGGCACATGGCCGCCCGCTGTTTCAGGCGATTCGCATTCCGATCGATCTGATTCTCAGTTCATTTCAAACCGCGCTGGTCTCGACACCGGCACCAATCATGTTAGTCCTGCTATTTCTGCTGGCTTGGCAGATGGCAGGGCTGCGCATGGGCATCATCTCACTGGTATCATTGATCG
This window harbors:
- the proV gene encoding glycine betaine/L-proline ABC transporter ATP-binding protein ProV is translated as MEAILEVKELYKIFGESVDTAFPLMEKGLDKDQIFEKTGLTVGVKNVSLSIQEGEIFVIMGLSGSGKSTLVRLLNRLIEPTQGSVLLKGRDIARISAKDLCEVRRKQISMVFQNFALMPHMTVIDNTAFGLELAGIDKPTRYQRAKEALSRVGLEAYVDSYPDELSGGMKQRVGLARALTNDPDILLMDEAFSALDPLIRTEMQDELIRLQNDDKRTIVFISHDLDEAMRIGDRIAIMQDGEVVQVGTPDDILHNPANDYVSSFFRGVNVANILTAKDIARRKTATVLKKHDNDGPAAALQLLLDNDKEFGIVVDRGNTYAGVVSLDSLKEAQKQRSSLNSALLQDAIHVHADTPISELIGQVATIPYALPVIDDNNCYLGVISKSRLLQTLDRE